One window of the Pelmatolapia mariae isolate MD_Pm_ZW unplaced genomic scaffold, Pm_UMD_F_2 NODE_ptg000283l+_length_13141_cov_1, whole genome shotgun sequence genome contains the following:
- the LOC134622923 gene encoding armadillo-like helical domain containing protein 1: protein MSTQEQQANIGKVLSFLREWDRGDMRVRGRMLSTFVTQNTGKTFYELELEFAQVASLFLARLTTWMKLTYMLGTFLGLQLKALGIFLSASCHDQYLMNFLEDGGVLTLLDILSHSQSKDDDKAGAIKLLLTVSKAGRKYKEIICESHGVKVIGECLSTSNRDETKEAASVLLESLSHGNPRYQDQVYKYLITCMTCSSPKSLQLILHTLCIMQRKMKTAHYSIVEPLLNTLRSLHLEVQDEAIKLILDLKHYDVKAVLLTGLVALLRPIKEKEHQHQISKESEITKMTGSFPVFVQQAAAAKTIRLLAEEDQELSRELLSLGVIQHLLHTMGNREHPDAQIQASLTLEYFVVSFPVVEDQVQRVMGSALFAEFKNKADTVYMNMNETEAEMLLTNQINMSQVLNGNKSDS from the exons ATGTCAACACAAGAGCAACAGGCTAACATCGGTAAAGTCCTCAGCTTTCTTCGGGAATGGGACCGCGGTGACATGAGGGTCCGCGGTCGCATGTTGAGCACCTTTGTGACTCAAAACACGGGGAAGACGTTTTATGAGCTGGAGCTGGAGTTTGCGCAGGTCGCCAGTCTCTTCCTAGCTCGACTTACCACATGGATGAAGCTCAC ATACATGTTAGGCACCTTCCTGGGACTTCAGCTGAAAGCACTTGGGATTTTTCTGTCTGCTTCTTGTCA TGATCAGTATCTGATGAACTTCCTGGAGGATGGAGGAGTTCTCACTCTGCTGGACATTTTGAGCCACTCTCAGAGCAAAGACGATGACAAGGCCGGAGCCATCAAACTTCTACTCACTGTCTCAAAAGCAGGTCGCAAGTACAAGGAGATCATCTGTGAAAGTCACG GTGTTAAAGTCATAGGCGAGTGCCTGTCCACATCAAACAGAGATGAAACCAAAGAGGCAGCGTCGGTCCTTTTGGAGTCCCTGTCCCACGGAAATCCCAGATATCAGGACCAAGTCTACAAATATCTGATTACCTGCATGACTTGTAGCTCACCTAAATCCCTGCAGCTTATTCTGCACACCTTATGTATCATGCAG cgaaaaatgaaaacagcccATTACAGCATTGTAGAGCCTCTGCTTAACACACTCAGATCCCTACACCTAGAAGTTCAGGATGAAG CCATTAAACTCATCTTAGACCTGAAGCATTATGATGTGAAGGCAGTTCTACTTACTGGTTTGGTGGCTCTACTGAGGCCtattaaagaaaaagaacaccAGCATCAAATCAGCAAAG AATCCGAGATCACTAAGATGACTGGATCTTTCCCTGTATTTGTACAGCAAGCTGCTGCAGCTAAAACAATACG GTTGCTGGCTGAGGAAGATCAAGAGCTTTCTCGTGAGCTTCTCTCTCTTGGAGTGATCCAGCATCTTCTGCACACTATGGGCAACAGAGAACATCCTGATGCCCAAATACAAGCTAGCCTAACGTTAGAG TACTTTGTCGTCTCCTTCCCTGTTGTTGAGGACCAAGTGCAGAGAGTGATGGGCAGCGCTCTGTTTGCAGAGTTCAAA aacaaagctgacactgtATACATGAACATGAATGAAACAGAAGCAGAAATGCTGCTAACAAATCAGATTAACATGTCACAAG ttttaaatggTAACAAGTCTGACAGCTGA